From Leptotrichia wadei, one genomic window encodes:
- a CDS encoding viral A-type inclusion protein, giving the protein MAKKKAEDIKLTLTDEEREGLDNEGIKRVLTSKAILKVVKEYKFSDEEKEEFEYLFTNEKHKFFIAKLIEDKISVNENDVTKLYTDNKANFDAQNIPFSQAREIIQRDLLNQQVAVLEAEELNKLVEEMEDKLEISKKEILFSKGDSEVLKTLLVGKIISKKMADEKFEDQEQNKKDLEVIRDNVYINYYLDLEVRKNVKVTQEEVAEIYEKEKAKLGNVTPNSAYQQIANSLLNNRAIEERNNLINKIVEEYKVEEVAKEYTEAE; this is encoded by the coding sequence ATGGCAAAGAAAAAAGCTGAAGATATTAAATTAACTTTAACTGATGAAGAAAGAGAAGGATTGGATAACGAAGGGATAAAAAGAGTTTTAACTAGTAAAGCTATATTAAAAGTAGTAAAAGAATATAAATTTTCTGATGAAGAAAAAGAAGAATTTGAATATTTATTCACAAATGAAAAACATAAATTCTTTATTGCAAAACTTATTGAAGATAAAATATCTGTAAATGAAAATGATGTTACAAAATTATATACAGATAATAAGGCAAACTTTGATGCACAAAATATTCCTTTTTCTCAAGCTAGGGAAATTATCCAAAGAGACTTGTTAAATCAGCAAGTTGCTGTCTTAGAAGCAGAAGAATTGAACAAATTAGTAGAAGAAATGGAAGATAAATTAGAAATTTCTAAAAAGGAAATTTTATTTTCAAAAGGTGATTCTGAAGTATTAAAAACTTTACTTGTTGGTAAAATAATTTCTAAAAAAATGGCTGATGAAAAATTTGAAGATCAAGAACAAAACAAAAAAGATTTGGAAGTTATAAGAGATAACGTATATATCAACTATTACTTAGATTTAGAAGTTAGAAAAAATGTGAAAGTTACTCAAGAAGAAGTTGCTGAAATTTATGAAAAAGAAAAAGCAAAACTTGGAAATGTGACTCCAAACAGCGCTTATCAGCAAATTGCTAATAGTTTGTTAAATAATAGAGCAATTGAAGAAAGAAACAATTTAATAAATAAAATTGTAGAAGAATATAAAGTTGAAGAAGTGGCTAAAGAATACACTGAAGCTGAATAA
- a CDS encoding glycerol dehydrogenase — translation MVKIINSPSKYIQGKNEITNLATYYKLRGNSGAYLLVDKFIFDNFKDKIVESFKNEGINYHIEVFGGECSKIEINRNIDILKEKKCDAVFGIGGGKTLDAAKAISYYENIPVFIVPTIASTDAPCSALSVIYTPSGEFEEYLFLKANPDMVIMDTNIIVNAPVRLLVAGIGDALATYYEAKACVDANATSIAGGGITKAAIAIAELCKDTLFEDGLKAKISVENKVITKALENIIEANTYLSGIGFESGGLAAAHAIHNGLTILEEGHHMYHGEKVAFGTITQLVLENRCLCEIKKVIDFCKILGLPTTLAELGMGNVSKERLYEVAKASTAEGETIHNMPFKVTADDVFAAILVADELGKN, via the coding sequence ATGGTAAAAATTATTAATTCACCCTCAAAATATATTCAAGGAAAAAATGAAATTACTAATTTAGCAACTTATTACAAATTACGTGGTAATAGTGGCGCATATCTGCTAGTAGACAAATTTATTTTTGATAATTTTAAAGATAAAATTGTTGAAAGTTTTAAAAACGAAGGTATAAATTATCATATTGAAGTTTTTGGCGGAGAATGTTCAAAAATTGAAATTAACCGAAATATTGATATTTTAAAAGAAAAAAAATGTGATGCAGTATTTGGAATTGGTGGAGGAAAAACTCTTGATGCAGCAAAAGCAATATCATATTATGAAAATATTCCTGTATTTATCGTACCTACAATTGCTTCAACTGATGCACCATGCAGCGCATTGTCAGTAATTTATACTCCAAGCGGAGAGTTTGAAGAATATTTATTCTTAAAGGCAAATCCTGACATGGTAATAATGGATACAAATATAATCGTAAATGCGCCTGTAAGACTTCTTGTGGCTGGAATTGGTGATGCACTTGCCACTTATTATGAAGCTAAAGCCTGTGTCGATGCAAATGCCACTTCAATTGCTGGCGGAGGAATTACAAAAGCCGCTATTGCAATCGCAGAACTATGTAAAGATACATTGTTTGAAGATGGTTTAAAAGCTAAAATTTCAGTAGAAAATAAAGTAATCACAAAGGCTTTGGAAAACATAATTGAAGCAAATACTTATTTAAGTGGAATTGGATTTGAAAGTGGAGGACTTGCTGCAGCTCATGCTATTCACAATGGACTTACAATTTTGGAAGAAGGACACCACATGTATCATGGAGAAAAAGTAGCATTTGGAACAATTACACAGCTAGTTTTAGAAAACAGATGTTTATGTGAAATCAAAAAAGTTATTGACTTCTGCAAAATTTTAGGACTTCCAACAACATTGGCTGAACTAGGAATGGGAAATGTTTCAAAAGAAAGATTATATGAAGTGGCAAAAGCAAGTACAGCCGAAGGTGAAACAATCCATAATATGCCATTTAAAGTTACTGCAGATGATGTTTTTGCAGCAATATTAGTAGCGGATGAACTTGGTAAAAACTAA
- a CDS encoding bifunctional 3,4-dihydroxy-2-butanone-4-phosphate synthase/GTP cyclohydrolase II, with the protein MAENKAKFDTVEAAIEDLKKGIPVVVVDDEDRENEGDLIIPAQVATYEWMNFIINEARGLMCVPVSHEVAKRLMLDPMTHHNTDHHGTAFTISVDAAEGTTTGISVADRLKTVLDLANPNKKPEDFLRPGHMFPLIAKENGVLERRGHTEAAVDLARLAGFEPVAVIMEMLNHDGTMARRDDLFTFCQKHNLKIITVDDLIVYIKKNEKLVKNEATVDIPTQFGNFTFAGYSDKIEHKEYIAVMKGEIKNKENVTVRLHSECLTGDVFGSKRCDCQEQLHRALHELEESGEGLLIYLRQEGRGIGILNKLKAYKFQDEGYDTVEANHKLGFSDDLRDYAVAAQIIKDLGIKSIILKTNNPKKIEGLEKYGIKIAGRKEIEIAANDVDKNYLKVKKEKMGHLLKQDL; encoded by the coding sequence ATGGCAGAAAATAAAGCAAAATTTGATACTGTCGAAGCTGCGATTGAAGACTTGAAAAAAGGTATTCCAGTTGTGGTTGTTGACGATGAAGATAGGGAAAATGAAGGGGATTTGATAATTCCAGCACAGGTTGCAACTTACGAATGGATGAACTTTATTATAAATGAAGCAAGAGGACTTATGTGTGTTCCTGTTTCCCACGAAGTAGCTAAAAGACTTATGTTGGATCCAATGACTCATCACAATACCGATCATCACGGGACAGCTTTTACAATTTCAGTAGATGCGGCTGAAGGGACAACAACTGGAATTTCAGTAGCTGACAGATTAAAAACTGTTTTGGATTTGGCAAATCCGAATAAAAAGCCAGAAGATTTTTTAAGACCTGGACACATGTTTCCTTTGATTGCTAAGGAAAATGGGGTTTTGGAGAGAAGAGGACATACGGAAGCAGCAGTTGACCTGGCTAGACTTGCTGGATTTGAGCCAGTTGCAGTTATTATGGAAATGTTGAATCATGATGGAACAATGGCTAGAAGAGACGATTTGTTCACATTTTGTCAAAAACATAATTTGAAAATTATTACAGTTGATGATTTGATTGTTTATATAAAAAAAAACGAAAAATTAGTTAAAAATGAAGCAACTGTTGATATTCCGACACAATTTGGAAATTTTACTTTTGCAGGTTATAGTGATAAAATCGAACATAAGGAATATATCGCAGTTATGAAGGGCGAAATAAAAAATAAAGAAAATGTCACAGTCAGACTTCACTCTGAATGTCTGACAGGCGATGTCTTCGGTTCAAAACGATGCGATTGCCAAGAACAGCTTCATAGAGCTTTGCACGAGCTGGAAGAAAGCGGGGAAGGGCTTCTGATTTATTTACGTCAGGAAGGGCGTGGAATTGGAATTCTGAATAAACTAAAGGCTTACAAATTTCAAGACGAAGGATATGATACTGTGGAAGCCAATCATAAACTAGGATTTTCAGATGACTTGAGGGATTATGCCGTAGCTGCACAGATTATAAAGGATTTAGGAATTAAATCTATTATTTTAAAAACTAATAATCCCAAAAAAATCGAAGGATTGGAAAAATATGGAATTAAAATTGCTGGACGCAAGGAAATTGAAATTGCCGCCAACGATGTGGATAAAAATTATTTAAAGGTAAAAAAGGAAAAAATGGGACATTTATTAAAACAGGATTTATAA
- a CDS encoding riboflavin synthase, with protein MFTGLVEETGKIINLAKKNASIEITIRGKKVVEKAQIGDSIAVNGVCLTVTKLKGSDFTADVMFETIERSGLKRAKAGDIVNLEKSLTLATFLGGHLVMGDVDCEAKILSITDKGIAKVYEFQLDENHRNNMKYIVEKGRITIDGASLTVIDVNDENGIFSVSLIPHTIENITIGMKKTGDFVNIETDLFGKYVEKILKFDNFDNLKNKEKKSKLTMEFLQKNGF; from the coding sequence ATGTTTACTGGTTTAGTTGAAGAAACTGGAAAAATTATTAATCTTGCAAAAAAAAATGCAAGTATTGAAATTACAATAAGAGGAAAAAAGGTTGTAGAAAAGGCACAAATTGGGGATAGTATCGCTGTAAACGGAGTTTGCTTGACTGTTACAAAATTAAAGGGAAGTGACTTTACGGCAGATGTGATGTTTGAAACTATTGAGAGAAGTGGCTTGAAACGGGCTAAAGCGGGGGATATTGTCAATCTTGAAAAGTCGCTTACGCTTGCAACTTTTTTAGGCGGACATCTTGTTATGGGAGATGTTGACTGCGAGGCTAAAATTTTGTCAATTACGGATAAGGGAATTGCGAAAGTTTATGAGTTTCAGCTGGATGAAAATCATAGAAATAATATGAAATATATCGTTGAAAAAGGGCGTATAACCATTGATGGGGCGAGTCTTACGGTAATTGATGTAAATGATGAAAATGGAATTTTCTCGGTTTCACTTATTCCGCACACGATTGAAAATATTACGATTGGAATGAAGAAAACTGGGGATTTTGTGAATATTGAAACAGATTTATTTGGAAAATATGTAGAAAAAATATTGAAATTTGATAATTTTGATAATTTAAAAAATAAAGAAAAAAAATCAAAATTGACAATGGAATTTTTACAAAAAAATGGATTTTAA
- the ribD gene encoding bifunctional diaminohydroxyphosphoribosylaminopyrimidine deaminase/5-amino-6-(5-phosphoribosylamino)uracil reductase RibD, which yields MSTNKNNEIDEKYMQTAIELAKKGAGAVNPNPMVGAVVVQDGKVIGTGYHKYFGGPHAEVYALEEAAQNSNDLSNATIYVTLEPCSHYGKTPPCSEKIVKMGLKRCVIGSSDPNPKVAGKGVQILRNAGIEVRENVLKSECDKINQVFFKYIMTKIPYLFLKCAITLDGKIATKTGNSKWITNETAREKVQFYRNKFMGIMVGINTVLADNPSLTARVGNGINPYRIIIDPHFKTGKNHNIIKENSDEKTIIVTSKNNENSEKQLDFSKNNKVKFVFLNGTKFSFKEILRKIGEIGIDSILLEGGQSLISQAFEENVIDAGEIFIANKILGDEKGKSFIAGFDREKMDEAVILKNVKYNVYGENVGIEFLQKNYN from the coding sequence ATGTCTACAAATAAAAATAATGAAATTGATGAAAAATATATGCAAACGGCAATCGAATTGGCAAAAAAAGGAGCTGGAGCGGTAAATCCTAATCCAATGGTCGGAGCGGTTGTTGTTCAAGATGGAAAAGTTATTGGAACTGGCTATCATAAATATTTTGGAGGGCCTCATGCTGAAGTTTACGCTTTGGAAGAAGCTGCTCAAAATTCAAACGATTTGTCAAATGCAACGATTTATGTCACATTGGAACCGTGTTCGCATTATGGAAAAACACCGCCTTGTTCTGAAAAAATTGTGAAAATGGGACTAAAAAGATGTGTTATTGGCTCATCTGACCCAAATCCGAAAGTGGCTGGAAAAGGTGTGCAAATATTAAGAAATGCTGGGATTGAAGTGCGTGAAAATGTTTTGAAAAGTGAATGCGATAAAATTAATCAAGTATTTTTTAAATATATTATGACAAAAATTCCGTATTTGTTTTTAAAATGTGCGATAACTTTAGATGGGAAAATTGCTACAAAGACAGGAAATTCCAAATGGATTACAAATGAAACTGCTCGTGAAAAAGTTCAGTTTTATCGAAATAAATTTATGGGAATTATGGTTGGAATAAATACGGTTTTAGCTGACAATCCAAGTCTTACTGCAAGAGTTGGAAACGGTATAAATCCATATAGAATCATTATTGACCCACATTTTAAAACTGGAAAGAATCACAATATTATTAAAGAAAATAGCGATGAAAAGACAATAATTGTCACATCAAAAAATAATGAAAATTCTGAAAAGCAGCTGGATTTTTCTAAAAATAATAAAGTTAAATTTGTATTTTTAAATGGCACAAAATTTAGCTTTAAAGAAATTCTTCGTAAAATTGGAGAAATTGGAATTGATTCAATTTTGCTGGAAGGTGGACAATCACTTATTTCACAGGCATTTGAAGAAAATGTAATTGACGCTGGAGAAATTTTTATTGCCAATAAAATTTTGGGCGATGAAAAAGGAAAGTCTTTTATTGCGGGATTTGATAGGGAAAAAATGGATGAAGCTGTAATTTTGAAAAATGTGAAATATAATGTTTATGGCGAAAATGTGGGAATAGAATTTTTGCAAAAAAATTATAATTAA
- the ribE gene encoding 6,7-dimethyl-8-ribityllumazine synthase, which produces MRTFEGKFDGRNVKIGIVAGRFNEFITSKLVGGALDVLKRNDVSEENIDIAWVPGAFEIPLITKKLANTGKYDAIIALGAVIKGSTPHFDYVCAEVSKGVAQISLQTDLPVIFGVLTTNNIEEAIERAGTKAGNKGSDAAFSAIEMINLIKEIEK; this is translated from the coding sequence ATGAGAACTTTTGAAGGAAAATTTGATGGAAGAAATGTAAAAATAGGAATTGTAGCTGGGAGATTTAATGAATTTATTACTTCAAAATTAGTTGGAGGCGCTTTAGATGTATTAAAAAGAAATGATGTTTCTGAAGAAAATATTGATATTGCCTGGGTTCCAGGGGCATTTGAGATACCTTTAATTACAAAAAAATTGGCAAATACAGGAAAATATGATGCAATAATTGCTCTAGGAGCTGTAATAAAAGGTTCAACACCACATTTTGACTATGTTTGTGCAGAAGTTTCAAAAGGAGTGGCTCAAATTTCGTTGCAAACTGACTTGCCTGTAATTTTTGGAGTTTTAACTACAAATAACATTGAGGAAGCTATTGAAAGAGCAGGGACAAAGGCTGGAAACAAAGGATCAGATGCGGCATTTTCTGCAATTGAAATGATTAATTTAATTAAAGAAATTGAAAAATAA
- a CDS encoding leucine-rich repeat domain-containing protein has translation MVRVFSMLILLLFISCNNSNGQELREVRKKSEKKSEMAEVKSLDYKSCTELRKFNVNAEKIELKNLGLEEIKCIADYKNVKELDLRWNQIKDVKPLENLKNLEVLKINFNQVKDIKPLLNLPNLKELWLHNNKISNLSGIGKLAKLEHLDVSFNPLKNGVDEISNLKKLKRLELREVPKEIVDYVYENYRNFMIPEKIFIEQRYPELAKKRENEVKYPNFSEFEDKINGFETVKIVRELSTKEVALNKLPKEVYKIVDEYDKNSEEADDKVERAAFFTNNVYSIYTLTYPFAYAGQSNSETVFVKNGKVIAKDIVNLDSQLESIDGNNLFLSVVAASGGTNYAITDMKSGQMWREEFRDFGLTSSKGTGKVFVTSSKENTVNVRESNDLDSSIIHKLANNVEVEEISDEKDWKYVYFYNKDGGYYMKGYIHKSQLR, from the coding sequence ATGGTAAGGGTATTCAGTATGTTGATTTTACTGTTATTTATTTCGTGCAATAATAGTAATGGGCAGGAGTTAAGAGAAGTCCGTAAAAAATCAGAAAAAAAATCAGAAATGGCAGAAGTAAAATCTTTGGATTACAAAAGTTGCACAGAATTAAGAAAATTTAATGTTAATGCTGAAAAAATTGAATTGAAAAATTTGGGATTGGAGGAGATAAAATGCATAGCGGATTACAAAAATGTGAAGGAGCTGGATTTGCGATGGAATCAGATAAAGGATGTGAAACCGCTGGAAAATTTAAAAAATCTGGAAGTTTTAAAAATAAATTTTAATCAGGTAAAAGATATAAAACCGCTGCTAAATTTACCCAATTTAAAGGAATTATGGCTTCATAATAATAAAATAAGCAATCTTAGCGGAATTGGCAAATTGGCAAAACTGGAACATCTGGATGTCAGTTTTAATCCATTGAAAAATGGAGTTGATGAGATTTCTAATTTGAAAAAACTGAAAAGATTGGAATTACGGGAAGTTCCAAAAGAAATTGTAGACTATGTTTATGAAAATTATCGTAATTTTATGATTCCTGAAAAAATATTTATTGAGCAAAGATATCCAGAACTTGCTAAAAAACGTGAAAATGAAGTAAAATATCCAAATTTTTCAGAGTTTGAAGATAAAATAAACGGTTTTGAAACCGTGAAAATCGTAAGGGAACTTTCCACAAAAGAAGTTGCATTGAATAAATTGCCTAAGGAAGTTTATAAAATAGTTGATGAGTATGATAAAAACTCTGAAGAAGCTGATGATAAAGTGGAGAGAGCAGCTTTTTTTACAAATAATGTTTATTCAATATACACTCTTACTTATCCTTTTGCCTATGCGGGGCAGTCAAATAGTGAAACTGTCTTTGTGAAAAATGGAAAAGTAATTGCAAAAGATATCGTAAATTTAGATTCTCAATTGGAAAGTATTGATGGAAATAATCTGTTTTTATCGGTAGTTGCAGCAAGCGGGGGAACAAATTATGCAATAACTGATATGAAAAGTGGACAGATGTGGCGAGAAGAATTTAGGGATTTTGGATTAACATCGTCTAAGGGAACGGGTAAAGTTTTTGTAACATCTTCAAAGGAAAATACTGTCAATGTAAGAGAAAGCAATGACCTGGACAGTTCAATAATTCATAAATTAGCGAATAATGTTGAAGTTGAAGAAATTTCAGATGAGAAAGATTGGAAATATGTGTATTTTTATAATAAAGATGGAGGATATTATATGAAGGGGTATATACATAAGAGTCAGTTAAGATAA
- a CDS encoding PAAR-like protein: MVNRKFNGVDIGDSAVEFFEKLAKLESGGKYNLADQKYYIGKYQIGTDVLMDMGWLPKGSTWTNARFIGEGATKWKLKGKQSFLNNPAAQDEVIMRSVKMRWATLKKHKDKICKNVSVPKNAVYIAPGKVRASENKVKTIIMKKRNQGYKAEDLRGKSFLLTSSGMLAASHLCGQGAMSNALGNNFKGVWGIPVDGNAMPSLLYAVNLAGHDLSAIIGFKDNCEVDHKVVEKNHTQTDNKNINKQAAVQSKPKSNVSSNSLQTQKGASTSNTNKTGNDESNKEGVFSFNGQKFEEVWDSEEYKRDRAENGKAPELAFVNPDEAILKRLQAKFQDENIYNKDYVKYLETKTGKKVLEENKEDINVILKMYDEATKDNDKIGNVIRQHGFDTLRGREENNEILRIQDIVYYIYSYPIPNKSAIESLEYVFGQYSAKYVKYPDKKPVNKFKEDKNYVDKIQGVIQIYVKDGKTKVEKNQLPEKYDKYMQGIKDIDEIIIKVAKKPALELQKTRCENLIRELGENVSEYEKTYSMDENGVRQFPLSRRLIDNIIIEFLKVQTGFKEENETKYFDNHLYKDSNIVRNYLLWYIKRQKGIDIPSKSERGLFNRLEKIGKDIRVTTVLNDWITSKSAIKVRNIRKISNLIDEVYENYRDNSDFEKDKGIILGLFKNSKELRDYAANIDSMDLYSFYKLFYDLQNIINPTGELFVNTNCMLKCTLGRDISRLIIKEDSVMLEGGKQANINDTNIQPFKSCSAIGICQPALMGMWEKNTDVKVRNKPALLDISTIQCQHGGTISIDDAGQKEAGTAVTKEKEVSEAVRDADCQYKLLINICSDVNNYFMQTQLKKEAQKFSKWNRFKNSTKNSTNKAKLQIAKKETSLEKEKYLRGKILNTFKETYKSIKQNSGPELDTKGIIKKHGLSLCDYEQKNFYSAKMLPVIAYGYLMRAGNLTITENEKKQIEAELNSDIKTSNTEQMELKDYKIQNNVKQTKEAPDHKINSSDITSWIEIGKTLYTSTKYPPTEADVLNAIRKNGKSVATCPFSQGKWNETHNFAKEVNSGDGVQDDVKKKSNQNPKNENKEEKNIQFEKNKNTDNLENNVSKEQVSTVKTDKKLEKKSEKCDTDNCPHKEVKGRAPWIKVAEEEMNKYKGQKESSRSLYNRIQKTYFPYANFGTDKKPTEIAWCAAFVTYCMKTAGYKNSSYPSVGGYDWGVAPRPKLPKRGWFEGEKTKPFVGAIGIFKFRKGYSHVAILVGKRKNGMYVFLGGNQNNEINKTAFEPSRIDYFMKPKSYTVKPEEQELPIITDSKNTGTVG; this comes from the coding sequence GTGGTAAATAGAAAATTTAACGGGGTAGATATTGGAGATAGTGCAGTTGAGTTTTTTGAAAAGTTGGCTAAATTAGAAAGTGGCGGAAAATACAATTTAGCAGATCAAAAATATTATATTGGAAAATATCAGATTGGAACGGATGTTTTGATGGACATGGGATGGCTTCCGAAGGGTTCAACTTGGACAAATGCTAGATTTATTGGTGAAGGTGCCACAAAATGGAAATTAAAAGGAAAACAAAGTTTTTTAAATAATCCAGCGGCACAAGATGAAGTAATAATGCGTTCGGTGAAAATGAGATGGGCAACCTTGAAAAAACATAAGGATAAAATTTGCAAAAATGTATCTGTTCCTAAAAATGCAGTTTATATAGCGCCAGGAAAAGTTAGAGCTTCTGAAAATAAAGTAAAAACAATAATAATGAAAAAGAGAAATCAAGGATACAAAGCAGAAGACTTGAGGGGGAAAAGTTTTTTGCTTACATCGTCTGGAATGCTGGCAGCTTCACATTTATGTGGTCAAGGTGCAATGTCTAATGCTTTAGGAAATAATTTTAAAGGTGTCTGGGGAATACCAGTAGATGGAAATGCAATGCCATCGTTGCTTTATGCTGTAAATTTAGCAGGGCATGATTTATCAGCAATTATTGGATTTAAAGATAATTGTGAAGTGGATCACAAAGTTGTAGAAAAAAATCATACACAAACTGATAATAAAAATATAAATAAACAGGCTGCAGTTCAGTCAAAACCTAAATCTAATGTTTCAAGTAACTCTTTGCAAACACAAAAAGGGGCTTCAACATCAAATACTAATAAGACTGGCAACGATGAAAGCAATAAGGAAGGTGTATTTTCATTTAATGGTCAGAAGTTTGAGGAAGTCTGGGATAGTGAAGAGTATAAAAGGGATAGAGCTGAAAATGGGAAAGCTCCTGAATTGGCATTTGTAAATCCTGATGAGGCGATTTTGAAAAGGCTGCAAGCTAAATTTCAAGATGAGAATATTTATAATAAGGATTATGTAAAATATTTGGAAACTAAGACAGGGAAAAAAGTTTTGGAAGAAAATAAGGAAGATATAAATGTCATTTTGAAGATGTATGATGAAGCGACAAAGGATAATGACAAGATTGGGAATGTGATAAGGCAGCATGGATTTGATACTTTAAGGGGAAGGGAGGAAAATAATGAGATTTTGCGGATACAAGATATAGTTTATTATATTTATTCGTATCCTATTCCTAATAAAAGCGCTATAGAATCGCTCGAATACGTATTTGGTCAATATTCAGCAAAATATGTGAAATATCCTGATAAAAAGCCTGTGAATAAATTTAAGGAAGATAAGAATTATGTGGATAAAATACAAGGTGTGATTCAGATATATGTAAAAGATGGAAAAACTAAAGTTGAGAAGAATCAGCTGCCTGAAAAGTATGACAAGTATATGCAGGGAATAAAGGATATTGATGAAATTATTATAAAAGTTGCTAAAAAGCCAGCTTTGGAGTTACAAAAGACAAGATGTGAAAATTTGATAAGAGAACTTGGGGAAAATGTTTCGGAATATGAAAAAACTTATTCTATGGATGAAAATGGAGTTAGGCAGTTTCCTTTGTCGAGAAGATTGATTGACAATATAATAATTGAATTTTTGAAGGTGCAAACTGGGTTTAAGGAAGAAAATGAAACCAAGTATTTTGATAATCATCTATATAAAGATAGCAATATTGTGAGAAATTATCTTTTATGGTATATAAAAAGACAAAAAGGGATTGATATTCCATCCAAAAGTGAGAGAGGATTATTTAACAGGCTTGAAAAAATTGGGAAGGATATAAGGGTAACGACTGTCTTGAATGACTGGATAACTTCAAAATCGGCAATAAAAGTGCGGAATATTAGGAAAATAAGTAATTTGATAGATGAAGTTTATGAAAATTACAGGGATAATTCGGACTTTGAAAAAGATAAAGGCATTATTTTGGGATTATTTAAAAATAGCAAGGAATTGCGGGATTATGCGGCAAATATTGATTCAATGGATTTGTATTCCTTTTATAAGTTATTTTATGATCTGCAAAATATTATAAATCCTACTGGAGAGTTATTTGTAAATACTAATTGTATGCTAAAATGTACGCTTGGAAGAGATATTAGCCGATTAATCATAAAAGAGGACAGTGTAATGCTTGAAGGCGGGAAACAGGCTAATATAAATGATACGAATATTCAACCTTTTAAATCTTGCAGTGCAATTGGGATTTGCCAGCCTGCGTTAATGGGGATGTGGGAGAAAAATACAGATGTGAAAGTCAGAAACAAGCCTGCATTGCTGGATATTTCAACTATTCAATGTCAGCACGGTGGAACTATAAGTATCGATGATGCTGGGCAAAAGGAAGCTGGAACGGCAGTTACTAAAGAAAAGGAAGTTAGTGAAGCTGTTAGAGATGCTGATTGTCAATATAAACTGCTGATAAATATTTGTAGCGATGTAAATAATTATTTTATGCAGACGCAATTAAAAAAGGAAGCACAGAAATTTTCTAAATGGAACAGATTTAAAAATAGCACAAAGAACAGTACAAATAAGGCAAAATTACAAATTGCTAAAAAGGAAACTTCTTTGGAAAAAGAGAAATATTTAAGAGGAAAAATTTTAAATACATTTAAAGAAACATATAAAAGTATAAAGCAAAACTCAGGGCCTGAACTTGATACAAAAGGGATAATAAAAAAACATGGATTAAGTTTGTGTGATTATGAGCAAAAAAATTTTTATTCTGCAAAAATGCTTCCTGTGATAGCTTATGGATATTTAATGCGGGCTGGAAATTTGACAATAACGGAAAATGAAAAAAAACAGATTGAAGCAGAATTAAATAGCGATATAAAAACTTCAAATACAGAACAGATGGAATTAAAGGATTACAAAATACAAAATAATGTAAAACAAACAAAAGAAGCTCCAGATCATAAAATAAATTCTTCAGATATTACAAGCTGGATTGAAATAGGTAAAACATTATACACATCAACAAAATATCCTCCAACTGAAGCAGATGTACTAAATGCAATAAGGAAAAATGGGAAAAGTGTGGCTACATGTCCGTTTAGTCAAGGAAAATGGAATGAAACTCATAATTTTGCAAAGGAAGTGAATAGTGGTGATGGTGTTCAGGATGATGTGAAGAAGAAAAGTAATCAGAATCCTAAAAATGAGAATAAGGAAGAAAAAAATATACAATTTGAAAAAAATAAGAATACAGATAATTTAGAAAATAATGTATCAAAAGAACAGGTTTCAACAGTTAAAACAGATAAAAAACTAGAAAAAAAATCTGAAAAATGTGATACAGATAACTGCCCACATAAAGAAGTCAAAGGAAGGGCACCATGGATAAAAGTTGCAGAAGAAGAAATGAATAAATATAAAGGACAAAAAGAATCTAGCCGAAGTTTATATAATAGAATACAAAAAACTTATTTTCCTTATGCAAATTTTGGAACAGATAAAAAACCCACTGAAATTGCATGGTGTGCAGCATTTGTAACATATTGCATGAAAACAGCAGGATATAAAAATTCATCTTATCCTTCTGTTGGAGGATACGATTGGGGAGTTGCACCAAGACCAAAATTACCAAAAAGAGGATGGTTTGAAGGTGAAAAAACTAAACCTTTTGTAGGAGCTATAGGAATTTTTAAATTTAGAAAAGGTTATAGCCATGTAGCAATATTAGTCGGGAAAAGAAAAAATGGGATGTATGTATTTTTAGGCGGGAATCAAAATAATGAAATTAATAAAACTGCTTTTGAGCCAAGTAGAATTGATTATTTTATGAAGCCCAAAAGTTATACAGTAAAACCAGAAGAGCAAGAACTACCAATAATTACAGATTCAAAAAATACAGGTACAGTAGGATAA